In Penicillium oxalicum strain HP7-1 chromosome VII, whole genome shotgun sequence, one DNA window encodes the following:
- a CDS encoding COP9 signalosome complex subunit 2 translates to MSDDDDFMQDSADEDYDFEYEDDEDEESGDIGIENKYYNAKQIKADNPEEAIDEFLGLPPMEQDKSEWGFKGLKQAIKLEFKLGRYSDAVEHYRELLTYVKSAVTRNYSEKSINNMLDYIEKGSDDAQAYKCMEQFYSLTLDSFQNTNNERLWLKTNIKLCRLWLERKEFTQLAKKVKELHKACQREDGTDDTSKGTYLLELFALEIQMYAQMKNNKRLKVLYQRALRVRSAVPHPKIMGIIRECGGKMHMSEENWEEAQSDFFESFRNYDEAGSMQRIQVLKYLVLTTMLMKSDINPFDSQETKPYKSDPRISAMTDLVDAFQRDDIHAYEDVLSKHPDVLSDPFIAENIDEVSRNMRMKALLKLVAPYTRFSIDFIAKRIKISVPEVMDILSFLILDGKLKAQVDQQSGIVTVESASDAERLHALDSWNSSLRNLWQATLNGEGFRPEESGQSGPAFPGALDGPSMGLMTRTLRQPEFKGRGLLSQQISDVV, encoded by the exons ATGtcggacgatgatgatttcATGCAAGATTCGGCTGATGAGGA CTACGACTTTGAAtacgaggatgacgaggatgaagagtcAGGCGATATTGGCATTGAGAATAAATACTATAATGCCAAGCAGATCAAGGCCGACAACCCGGAGGAGGCCATTGACGAATTCCTCGGCCTGCCTCCCATGGAACAAGACAAGAGTGAATG GGGCTTCAAGGGTCTGAAGCAAGCCATCAAGCTTGAATTCAAGCTTGGACGCTACAGTGAT GCCGTTGAACATTACCGAGAGCTTCTGACCTACGTCAAGTCTGCCGTCACCCGAAACTACTCCGAAAAGTCCATCAACAACATGCTCGACTATATCGAGAAAGGCTCCGACGACGCGCAGGCCTATAAGTGCATGGAACAGTTCTACTCGCTGACTCTCGACTCCTTCCAGAATACCAATAACGAGCGTCTTTGGCTCAAGACCAATATCAAGCTCTGTCGGTTGTGGTTGGAACGGAAGGAATTCACCCAACTCGCCAAGAAGGTCAAGGAGCTGCACAAGGCCTGCCAGCGGGAGGATGGTACCGATGACACCAGCAAGGGCACCTACTTGCTCGAGCTTTTTGCGCTTGAGATTCAAATGTACGCGCAGATGAAGAACAACAAGCGTTTGAAGGTCCTCTATCAGCGGGCACTGCGGGTCCGATCGGCCGTTCCTCATCCCAAAATCATGGGCATCATCCGCGAGTGCGGTGGCAAGATGCACATGAGTGAGGAAAATTGGGAGGAGGCCCAGAGTGACTTTTTCGAATCGTTTCGCAACTACGACGAGGCCGGCTCGATGCAACGAATCCAGGTCCTCAAGTATCTGGTATTGACCACCATGTTGATGAAGTCGGACATCAATCCATTCGACTCCCAAGAGACTAAGCCCTACAAAAGCGATCCTCGAATCTCGGCCATGACCGACCTTGTGGATGCGTTCCAGCGCGATGACATCCACGCCTATGAGGACGTCTTGAGCAAGCATCCTGATGTCTTGTCCGACCCCTTCATCGCAGAAAACATCGATGAGGTCAGCCGGAACATGCGTATGAAGGCACTGCTGAAACTGGTTGCGCCCTACACTCGCTTCTCCATCGATTTCATTGCCAAACGCATCAAGATCTCCGTACCCGAGGTGATGGATATCCTGAGTTTCTTGATCCTTGACGGGAAGCTCAAGGCCCAGGTTGACCAGCAGAGTGGTATTGTGACCGTAGAAAGTGCCAGCGATGCAGAGCGATTGCATGCTCTCGACAGCTGGAACTCATCCCTCAGAAACCTCTGGCAAGCGACTTTGAACGGCGAAGGATTCCGCCCGGAAGAGAGCGGCCAAAGCGGACCGGCCTTCCCTGGTGCTCTTGATGGCCCATCTATGGGGTTGATGACCCGAACCCTTCGTCAGCCCGAGTTCAAGGGCCGTGGACTTCTCAGCCAACAAATAAGTGATGTCGTCTAA
- a CDS encoding GTP-binding protein RHO3 yields MPLCGRQKVVQRKMVLLGDGACGKTSALNVFTRGFFPTVYEPTVFENYVHDIFVDNVHMELSLWDTAGQEEFDRLRALSYEDTHVLMLCFSVDSPDSFENVGSKWIAEINENCPGVKVVLTALKCDLRKDEEMNDNPNAITFEQGLAKAKEIGAVKYLECSAVQNRGIRESFYEAAKVALEVKPVGGNNSGSSCVIL; encoded by the exons ATGCCGTTATGCGGTCGCCAAAAAGTCGTCCAGCGCAAGATGGTGCTGCT GGGCGACGGTGCCTGTGGCAAGACGTCGGCGCTGAATGTTTTCACAAGAGG ATTTTTCCCCACTGTCTA TGAGCCTACGGTCTTTG AAAATTATGTCCATG ATATCTTCGTGGACAATGTACACATGGAACTCTCCCTGTGGGATACAGCGGGACAGGAGGAATTCGATCGGTTACGGGCACTGTCCTACGAGGACACGCATGTCTTGATGTTGTGCTTTAGT GTCGACAGCCCCGACTCCTTCGAGAACGTCGGTTCCAAATGGATCGCTGAGATCAATGAGAATTGTCCCGGTGTCAAGGTCGTTCTGACTGCGCTGAAATGCGACTTGAGAAAGGACGAGGAGATGAATGACAATCCCAACGCAATCACCTTCGAACAGGgcctggccaaggccaaagAGATCGGGGCAGTGAAATATCTAG AATGCTCGGCCGTCCAAAATCGCGGCATTCGAGAGAGCTTTTATGAGGCTGCCAAGGTTGCTCTCGAGGTGAAACCCGTGGGCGGAAACAATTCAGGCTCATCGTGTGTGATCCTATAA
- a CDS encoding 40S ribosomal protein S27, producing the protein MVLAVDLLNPTPQAEARKHKLKMLVPQPRSFFMDVKCPGCFTITTVFSHAQTVVICAGCSTVLCQPTGGKARLTEGCSFRRK; encoded by the exons ATG GTTCTCGCGGTCGACCTCCTCAACCCCACGCCTCAGGCTGAGGCTCGCAAGCACAAGCTGAAG ATGCTTGTGCCCCAGCCCCGCTCCTTCTTCATGGACGTCAAGTGCCCCGGTTgcttcaccatcaccaccgtctTCTCCCACGCCCAGACCGTCGTCATCTGCGCTGGCTGCTCCACCGTTCTGTGCCAGCCCACCGGTGGTAAGGCCCGCCTGACCGAGGGCTGCTCGTTCCGCCGCAAGTAA
- a CDS encoding Octanoyltransferase, with amino-acid sequence MRLAHLHLPHTTPFARVSAIQQALATRFLEHKRLASPASQASLNAHSSSSTAEKTLPPPPDPTIITFTPNPVYTTGRRDLPPSNTSPQDRDPFNLSLPPPLEPIRALLTPSGANPPRAEYHPTLRGGQTTYHGPGQMVAYTVLDLKRLNLTPRCHIRVLENSVIDVLKSYGVKGFTTEDPGVWVADDANAAQSGLPKKITAVGVHLRRNISSFGIGLNVTEEPMWFLRQIVACGLEGREATSLEGVGVTGVGVDEVASNFVSTFVRRVNQDFAGKNGLGERIEEVYPVQEEDLIK; translated from the coding sequence ATGAGACTCGcacacctccacctcccccatACGACGCCCTTTGCGCGAGTCTCCGCAATCCAACAAGCGCTCGCCACACGCTTTCTCGAACACAAGCGACTAGCCTCGCCAGCATCTCAAGCGTCTCTCAATGCAcactcctcctcttccaccgcgGAAAAGACTCTCCCGCCACCCCCGGACCCCACCATCATTACCTTTACCCCAAACCCAGTCTACACCACCGGCCGCCGCGACCTGCCCCCCTCCAACACCAGCCCTCAAGACCGAGATCCATTCAACCTGTCCCTGCCTCCGCCTCTCGAGCCAATTCGTGCGCTTCTGACCCCGTCAGGGGCGAACCCTCCCCGAGCAGAATACCACCCTACTCTCCGCGGTGGTCAAACGACGTACCATGGCCCAGGCCAAATGGTCGCATACACGGTGTTGGACCTGAAGCGACTTAATCTCACTCCCCGCTGCCACATCCGGGTATTGGAGAATAGCGTCATTGACGTGTTGAAATCGTACGGGGTCAAGGGGTTCACGACGGAGGACCCCGGGGTGTGGGTGGCGGACGATGCGAATGCGGCTCAGTCGGGATTGCCCAAGAAGATCACTGCGGTGGGGGTCCATCTACGAAGGAATATCAGCAGCTTTGGAATCGGGTTGAATGTCACGGAGGAGCCGATGTGGTTTTTGCGACAGATTGTCGCGTGTGGgttggaggggagggaggcGACGAGTTTGGAGGGGGTGGGTGTTACTGGAGTGGGCGTTGATGAGGTGGCGAGTAACTTTGTGAGTACGTTTGTGCGGAGGGTGAATCAGGATTTTGCAGGAAAGAATGGACTCGGGGAGAGGATTGAAGAGGTTTATCCCGTTCAAGAGGAGGATCTGATCAAATGA